From Magnetofaba australis IT-1:
TGGACATTGACGATTTTGGCGATGAAAGATATCGAGGGGGTTGCCCTCGAGCTCCCAACGACCAAACCTTGGGGCTCTGCCCCAAACCCCGCTGGGGTCGCGGACTCCAGACCCCGGAAAATCGGGCCAATAAATGTCCTGATTTTCCACATTTTCGTTTCGCGCGAAGTGTCCAGTTTTGGTTTCGATTTACCATAGTGAGGTTAGGGGCGCAGTTGAATCGGCTGTGGTAGGGCGTCCACCTGCTCCAGGACGCTTTCCGAAGTGGCGCCCCAGTAGTCATGGATCGGCAGTTGCGCCGCTTTGAGCGCTTGCTGTGTCCAGGTGTTGCAGGTGCGAAAGAAGGTGTAGGAGCCGTGAGCGCGATAGAATCGCGCATAGCCGTAGAGCCCTGGCCCCAGATAGCGCAGCTCGCCTGCCTCATCTTTGTCAAACATGCCGTCAATAAACGCCAACAGGGCGTCAAACCCCGCTTTGCTCAACGGAACTCGGCGCACGTCGCTGGCGGAGAAGGCGCGCTGCGGCGGGGCGTTGATCCCCACCAGATGCAGCACGCTGGGGGTGGGCAGGAAGATCGCCCGCGCCGCCAACCCCACGGTGATGTCATTATTGGGCGCGCGGTAGAAGCCCTCGTCGCCCCAGCCGATCTCCAGATAGCGGAAATTAGCGAAATCCTGTGCGGCGGCCAGTTGATCGTGACCAACCCGCGCCAGATCCACCACCACGCCGGTGTGCCAGCCGTGCCCCACCACCGTGACCGCTTCACTGTGCGGCGCTTCTGGGGATAAGTTCCTATCCGGGTTCGTCTGAAGTCCGGCGCAACCCGGGAGGGCTACAGACAGGAGCATAAGAAGGATTGTTGTGAGTCGATTGGTCATGGATAACTCATTTGGAGGCTTGCATTTTTCGCGACGTTGACTCTGTGATGTCAGGCGTCGGAGAGTTGCGTAATTCTGTCGCAATAATGGTCGAGTGGTCCACAATTCAAATCAAGATGTTCTCTTGGCGGATGATGTGAAAATTGTTCTGTACGGGAGCGGTAGTGGCATTAACTTTTTTCTTGCCAGAATGGGTTGCCGTGATAGGTTTTAAGCGTGGCTGCCCTGACTAGGAAATAATCGCTGTTGCCGACTCGCACCTTGCCCTGGTAGCAAGACCGGGAATGAGGGGGTGGCGTCTCTCCAGGTCAGCCATTTAACTTTTCTTGCTGATGGGCTGGCGAAAAAATGTCTGCTATGTAGCATCAAAAAACTGCTCAATGTATTCTGTTTTCAGTCGTTGTTAAGGGCACAGGTGGTATGGATTTACAACTATGATTTATGACCGTGTGTGGCTATGCATATCACTATCCGTATTTATTCTGTTAAGTTTACTAGGCGCTTCTTATGCTCAAGGGTTTCTGTCAGAGGATCTCTTTGATTATATTAAAGCTGGTGATTTGGATAAATTATCAAAATGTTTGGAGGAAGATAAGAGCGCTATTGGTGGGGTCAACAAGTTCAACTTATCTCTGATGGATATCGCAGCTTCAGAAGGTCAAATAGAAATTGTTCAGTATTTATTAGAAAATGGAGCAGAGCCGAACCGTCGCACCAGAAAAGGCGCCACGCCA
This genomic window contains:
- a CDS encoding DUF2459 domain-containing protein, with the protein product MGHGWHTGVVVDLARVGHDQLAAAQDFANFRYLEIGWGDEGFYRAPNNDITVGLAARAIFLPTPSVLHLVGINAPPQRAFSASDVRRVPLSKAGFDALLAFIDGMFDKDEAGELRYLGPGLYGYARFYRAHGSYTFFRTCNTWTQQALKAAQLPIHDYWGATSESVLEQVDALPQPIQLRP